A window from Drosophila nasuta strain 15112-1781.00 chromosome 3, ASM2355853v1, whole genome shotgun sequence encodes these proteins:
- the LOC132793116 gene encoding uncharacterized protein LOC132793116 codes for MNNLALLSICCVAACCNVEAAFEDFVVRSDSKESVHSNDLAFGCDADNEEHELIASEDMLIDGAADSQLLLRLLMQHAQRLGVSVEQLAEMHSMQEGEPFDSEMGCSAAEPASYGQEPSWYDVFFN; via the exons ATGAATAATTTAGCTTTGCTTTCGATTTGCTGCGTGGCAGCTTGCTGCAATGTGGAGGCAGCTTTCGAGGACTTTGTTGTGAGATCAGACTCAAAAGAG TCTGTGCACAGCAATGACTTGGCGTTTGGCTGCGATGCGGACAACGAGGAACACGAACTAATTGCTTCAGAGGACATGCTGATCGATGGCGCGGCTGACTCACAGTTGCTGCTTCGTCTGCTAATGCAACATGCCCAACGACTGGGAGTGAGTGTGGAACAATTGG CTGAAATGCACTCAATGCAGGAGGGTGAACCCTTCGACTCGGAGATGGGCTGCAGTGCAGCTGAACCTGCCAGCTATGGCCAAGAGCCCAGCTGGTATGATGTGTTCTTCAACTAA
- the LOC132790713 gene encoding uncharacterized protein LOC132790713, with amino-acid sequence MSLLLLFYWLILGIELLPMVRSEYQKNANLLCTQMLNTHLLEKCCGDSKPSNLLFENSNCEKFKDDQGACRYECIYNHYQLLHSNGSLNMPNVNAMILKLYPRHHGYHSYRLMLQESYEHCESLSATYHGLVQMYATLADPEIKCNKNALIYAKCTIGNIFLNCPMEFWQEMIPECADSRRLLAHCVRFLNGIDDLSSPAKTRTSNGSSSYKLKMRGLRQPTHWYTTFINWLVF; translated from the exons ATGTCATTACTGTTATTGTTTTACTGGCTCATTCTTGGCATAGAGCTGTTGCCCATGGTCCGAAGTGAGTACCAGAAGAATGCGAATCTGCTTTGCACCCAAATGCTGAACACACATTTGCTCGAGAAGTGCTGCGGGGATTCAAAGCCCAGTAATCTGCTATTCGAAAATAGCAATTGTGAAAAGTTCAAAGACGATCAAGGCGCG TGTCGTTATGAATGCATCTATAATCATTATCAACTACTTCATTCCAATGGTTCACTCAACATGCCCAATGTTAACGCAATGATCCTTAAACTGTATCCTAGACATCATGGATATCATAGCTATAGACTTATGCTTCAGGAATCCTACGAACACTGCGAATCCTTGAGTGCTACATACCATGGCCTTGTCCAGATGTATGCCACACTTGCGGATCCAGAGATCAAGTGCAATAAGAATGCTTTGATTTATGCCAAGTGCACCATTGGCAACATCTTTCTCAATTGTCCCATGGAATTCTGGCAGGAAATGATTCCAGAGTGTGCGGACAGCCGTCGGCTACTTGCCCACTGCGTTCGGTTCCTCAATGGCATCGACGATTTGAGCAGTCCTGCCAAAACACGAACAAGCAACGGGTCCTCGAGTTACAAGCTGAAGATGCGCGGACTTCGACAACCAACTCATTGGTACACGACCTTCATCAACTGGCTTGTCTTTTAG
- the LOC132790712 gene encoding uncharacterized protein LOC132790712 translates to MKHILNYTVFHYLIAISAMLEAAVIFPTNSEFGIFMAISVPISLPHRNVFVSYNYEFNFYLPEHIYKFPPILMGSDYENGYLTYPTFNVSGRECVDCKENTDIAPVKLEATEETKSKPTLDASRKKRDLSIISRKSFYAMLQDKLERSGYPPEACLLRMICETNDSTLGEINGLLGNIVHIIFTPSSSRDEQLASAYYQAEADGLQQQCGVYHNDCPHNVLGLISAPIEEILNDITNRSRRK, encoded by the exons ATGAAGCACATCTTAAATTATACTGtgtttcattatttaattgccATTTCAGCCATGCTGGAGGCTGCAGTGATTTTTCCCACAAATTCGGAATTCGGT ATCTTTATGGCCATATCGGTGCCCATAAGCTTGCCACATCGCAATGTTTTCGTATCATACAATTACGAGTTCAACTTCTATTTGCCGGAACACATCTACAAATTTCCTCCAATTCTG ATGGGAAGCGACTATGAGAACGGCTATCTGACATATCCAACTTTTAATGTCAGCGGCCGAGAGTGTGTCGATTGCAAAGAGAACACTGACATTGCACCCGTCAAGTTGGAGGCCACTGAGGAGACGAAGAGCAAGCCAACATTGGATGCAAGTCGCAAAAAAAGGGACCTTTCAATAATATCACGTAAAAGCTTCTATGCCATGCTCCAGGATAAGCTCGAGAG ATCTGGCTATCCGCCAGAGGCGTGCCTATTGCGTATGATATGTGAAACGAATGATTCAACGCTGGGCGAGATCAACGGTCTGTTGGGCAACATTGTGCACATAATATTCAC gCCAAGCAGCTCAAGGGATGAGCAGCTTGCCTCCGCCTACTATCAAGCCGAGGCAGATGgactgcagcagcagtgcGGAGTCTATCACAACGATTGTCCACACAATGTGTTGGGCCTCATTTCGGCGCCCATCGAAGAGATTCTGAACGACATTACAAATAGATCTCGAAGAAAATAA
- the LOC132790714 gene encoding uncharacterized protein LOC132790714 isoform X1 — MRFILLLSLLGIFPVSHSAVKCRAAPKSLQNVQVCCPLPLPNWGAYNSECGRSGIQPSVSIQLYSTLDLFLNSMALILQQCRLGCIFNATSALQGKVLSTKHVRPMLERAYANQQEIIDAYDANFASCATLVHSKYQELTQLSSQSDACDRHALFYSLCAYSKLMRRCPTNVWQANNKKCRDARAYMKKCAWPALKMFMKST, encoded by the exons ATGAGGTTCATTTTATTGCTGTCACTACTCGGAATTTTTCCAGTTTCGCACAGCGCTGTCAAATGCAGAGCAGCCCCCAAGTCCTTACAG aaCGTTCAGGTCTGCTGCCCATTGCCACTGCCCAATTGGGGCGCCTACAATAGCGAATGTGGCCGATCTGGTATTCAACCGAGCGTGAGTATACAACTTTACTCTACACTTGACCTCTTCCTGAACTCGATGGCGTTGATCCTTCAACAGTGTCGCTTGGGTTGCATCTTCAATGCCACATCGGCACTGCAAGGCAAAGTACTGAGCACAAAGCATGTACGTCCCATGCTGGAGCGAGCCTATGCGAATCAGCAGGAGATCATCGATGCCTATGATGCAAATTTTGCCAGCTGTGCAACTCTGGTGCACAGCAAATATCAGGAGCTCACACAACTGAGCAGCCAAAGCGATGCATGCGATCGTCATGCTCTGTTCTATAGTCTTTGCGCCTACTCGAAGCTGATGCGACGTTGCCCCACCAATGTGTGGCAGGCGAACAACAAGAAGTGCCGCGATGCGCGTGCCTATATGAAAAAGTGCGCTTGGCCAGCGCTCAAGATGTTCATGAAGAGCACATAG
- the LOC132790711 gene encoding uncharacterized protein LOC132790711, producing the protein MYLPRSLCLWLSISALCLQFGNCFIAFTPASTHGIFAALAVPLELPHRNVFVSYNFEANYNSPDNWEKWTIFQNGPIESEEIEESRKRNHKAKSEASDENDEQQEGEETEAVEEEEQETTKTMPTEEPSRERRELLSRSNIYHILMDKFQRSGFAGESCLLRLICEINAAELSEGNGVLGSLMHVIFSPSTSQPEQLPLRFYQAEHDGWQDHCHYYEPGCGKSLLHLISEPFEEIFRRIQSNEM; encoded by the exons atgtatttaccCAGAAGTCTTTGCCTTTGGCTGTCGATAAGTGCGCTTTGCTTGCAATTTGGCAATTGCTTCATTGCCTTTACGCCTGCTAGTACTCACGGC ATCTTTGCTGCATTGGCAGTGCCTTTGGAGCTCCCGCATCGCAACGTTTTCGTCTCGTACAATTTTGAAGCAAACTACAATTCACCAGATAACTGGGAGAAATGGACCATATTT CAAAACGGACCCATAGAGTCGGAAGAGATTGAAGAATCGCGTAAGCGAAACCACAAGGCGAAATCAGAGGCCTCAGATGAGAACGATGAGCAGCAAGAGGGTGAGGAGACAGAGGCGGTGGAGGAGGAAGAGCAGGAAACCACAAAAACAATGCCGACTGAAGAGCCAAGTCGAGAGCGCAGAGAGCTGCTAAGTCGCTCAAATATTTATCACATACTAATGGACAAGTTTCAAAG AAGCGGCTTTGCTGGCGAGTCCTGTTTGCTGCGCCTCATCTGTGAGATCAACGCCGCCGAACTTAGCGAAGGCAACGGCGTACTGGGCAGTCTAATGCATGTGATCTTCAG TCCTAGCACATCGCAGCCGGAGCAGTTGCCATTGCGGTTCTATCAGGCGGAACACGATGGCTGGCAGGATCATTGTCACTACTATGAGCCCGGTTGTGGCAAGAGTTTGTTGCATCTTATATCAGAGCCCTTCGAAGAGATCTTTCGACGCATCCAGAGTAATGAAATGTAG
- the LOC132792196 gene encoding uncharacterized protein LOC132792196 — protein MLTKCTALTIWLLASLASVNPAEMDCSKRLDYNTVSSCCPRPNLNFDAFRPSCGKFMQEGKPKISPCLFECIFNSNNVLDGMELNEPNARKVLQDMLGANKDFLDIYMESMRNCSANKETLMKRMKRNMGRNNCSKTALFLSWCTAENIFAHCPATSWRSSQSCEEAHDFMVNCKCDDNQSVCIQL, from the exons ATGTTGACCAAGTGCACAGCTCTAACCATTTGGCTATTGGCCAGTTTGGCATCTGTCAACCCAGCGGAAATGGATTGCTCGAAACGTTTGGATTATAAT ACCGTGTCAAGCTGCTGTCCGAGACCCAATCTAAATTTTGATGCATTCCGGCCGAGCTGTGGCAAGTTCATGCAAGAAGGAAAGCCCAAGATTTCACCA TGTCTTTTTGAGTGTATATTCAATTCAAACAATGTGTTGGATGGCATGGAACTCAATGAGCCAAATGCACGTAAAGTACTGCAGGATATGTTGGGCGCTAATAAGGACTTTCTTGATATCTATATGGAATCTATGCGGAACTGCTCGGCAAACAAGGAGACGCTGATGAAGcgaatgaaaagaaatatgGGAAGAAATAATTGTTCTAAGACCGCGCTATTTTTAAGTTGGTGCACCGccgaaaatatatttgcccATTGCCCAGCGACCAGTTGGCGATCAAGTCAATCGTGTGAGGAAGCACATGACTTTATGGTCAATTGCAAATGTGATGACAATCAAAGTGTATGTATCcagttgtaa
- the LOC132793115 gene encoding uncharacterized protein LOC132793115, which translates to MSVLAGPTKKACPEKLDIPSTQSCCKLPKIDFKPYEKQCGDLGVNGLHVWPCGFQCIYKTAGALNGTTLVMENVDAMMATLLKDEEKLKEAFALGFRACTSKEQEIVHTLKRRRFPDSSKCSPLAMLYGVCAYKYVFNNCPTENWTNSSTCNRILACERAKDNMQ; encoded by the exons ATGAGTGTCCTGGCAGGACCTACCAAAAAGGCTTGCCCAGAGAAGCTCGATATTCCA TCGACGCAAAGCTGCTGCAAATTGCCCAAGATCGATTTTAAACCCTATGAGAAGCAATGCGGCGATTTGGGTGTCAATGGCTTGCATGTTTGGCCC TGCGGCTTTCAATGCATTTACAAGACAGCTGGCGCTCTCAATGGCACGACATTGGTGATGGAAAATGTGGATGCTATGATGGCCACGCTATTGAAGGATGAAGAGAAATTAAAAGAAGCCTTTGCCCTAGGATTCCGTGCGTGCACGTCTAAGGAGCAGGAGATTGTGCATACCTTGAAGCGACGTCGATTCCCCGATAGTTCTAAGTGTTCGCCCTTGGCCATGCTGTATGGTGTCTGCGCCTACAAATACGTCTTTAACAATTGCCCCACGGAGAATTGGACCAACAGCAGCACTTGCAATCGCATTCTAGCTTGCGAGCGTGCCAAGGACAATATGCAATAA
- the LOC132790877 gene encoding uncharacterized protein LOC132790877 has translation MHSTIFQCVAFLMLSQSLSQSLSLLLLLSWFMDHAHAAYNCSSPPSFNNFDINSCCRTPEINLGNVPQKCQKHVNQLKSANEKYPAFAHLCYPDCIYRETGALANGKLQMDKVRAFLQEHVHRRDREIVPHIVRSFETCTENIHGHMKLTNQQSYKVLTQGCSPYAAMIYSCVNAETFLNCPAKMWKTDQPCIVAKQFAHQCNPLPHVPLPMS, from the exons atgcattcaacGATTTTCCAGtgtgttgcatttttaatg ctgtcgcagtcgctgtcgcagtcgctgtcgctgttgttgttgttgtcatggTTTATGGATCACGCCCACGCCGCCTACAACTGCTCTTCGCCGCCGAGCTTTAACAATTTC GACATCAACTCGTGTTGCCGCACGCCGGAAATCAATCTGGGCAACGTGCCACAAAAGTGCCAGAAGCAcgtaaatcaattgaaatcgGCGAATGAGAAATATCCGGCATTTGCGCATCTG TGCTACCCGGATTGCATTTATCGGGAGACAGGCGCTCTGGCCAATGGCAAGCTGCAAATGGACAAGGTTCGTGCCTTTTTGCAGGAGCATGTGCATCGACGAGATCGCGAGATTGTGCCACACATTGTGCGCTCCTTTGAGACCTGCACGGAGAaca TTCATGGTCACATGAAGTTGACCAACCAGCAGAGTTATAAAGTGTTGACCCAAGGCTGTTCGCCCTATGCTGCTATGATCTACAGCTGCGTGAATGCCGAAACCTTTCTCAACTGCCCCGCGAAGATGTGGAAGACAGATCAACCTTGCATCGTGGCCAAACAGTTCGCTCATCAATGCAATCCGCTGCCTCATGTGCCGCTGCCCATGAGCTAA
- the LOC132790714 gene encoding uncharacterized protein LOC132790714 isoform X2: protein MRFILLLSLLGIFPVSHSAVKCRAAPKSLQNVQVCCPLPLPNWGAYNSECGRSGIQPSCRLGCIFNATSALQGKVLSTKHVRPMLERAYANQQEIIDAYDANFASCATLVHSKYQELTQLSSQSDACDRHALFYSLCAYSKLMRRCPTNVWQANNKKCRDARAYMKKCAWPALKMFMKST, encoded by the exons ATGAGGTTCATTTTATTGCTGTCACTACTCGGAATTTTTCCAGTTTCGCACAGCGCTGTCAAATGCAGAGCAGCCCCCAAGTCCTTACAG aaCGTTCAGGTCTGCTGCCCATTGCCACTGCCCAATTGGGGCGCCTACAATAGCGAATGTGGCCGATCTGGTATTCAACCGAGC TGTCGCTTGGGTTGCATCTTCAATGCCACATCGGCACTGCAAGGCAAAGTACTGAGCACAAAGCATGTACGTCCCATGCTGGAGCGAGCCTATGCGAATCAGCAGGAGATCATCGATGCCTATGATGCAAATTTTGCCAGCTGTGCAACTCTGGTGCACAGCAAATATCAGGAGCTCACACAACTGAGCAGCCAAAGCGATGCATGCGATCGTCATGCTCTGTTCTATAGTCTTTGCGCCTACTCGAAGCTGATGCGACGTTGCCCCACCAATGTGTGGCAGGCGAACAACAAGAAGTGCCGCGATGCGCGTGCCTATATGAAAAAGTGCGCTTGGCCAGCGCTCAAGATGTTCATGAAGAGCACATAG
- the LOC132788107 gene encoding uncharacterized protein LOC132788107 codes for MLAKCTLLAVWILLCCFISITLGQFDCSKRLDYGSVANCCSRPNFKFDAFQESCAKFIPNGIPRMSPCTHECIFNAAKVLNGKELNVENTTKMLNSLFSNTSQDHINAYVQSMKNCSDNAERLMKRMKKKVFGQESCSMLPIFISVCSGHNLFAHCPEDSWHSSKVCDEGRDFILNCKCDKNKSVCAQF; via the exons ATGTTGGCCAAGTGCACACTTCTAGCAGTTTGGATATTGCTTTGCTGCTTTATATCGATCACTTTAGGTCAATTCGACTGCTCCAAACGATTGGATTACGGT TCCgtggcaaattgttgttcaagaCCCAATTTTAAGTTTGATGCTTTTCAAGAAAGTTGCGCCAAGTTTATCCCAAATGGCATACCGAGAATGTCGCCA TGTACACACGAGTGCATATTCAATGCGGCCAAGGTATTAAATGGCAAAGAGCTGAATGTGGAGAACACAACCAAGATGCTGAATTCTCTTTTTTCGAACACCTCGCAGGATCATATCAATGCCTATGTGCAATCGATGAAAAATTGTTCGGATAATGCCGAGAGGCTGATGAAGCGTATGAAGAAGAAAGTTTTTGGCCAGGAGAGCTGTTCCATGCTCCCCATATTTATTAGCGTTTGCTCTGGGCACAACCTGTTTGCCCATTGCCCTGAGGACAGTTGGCACAGCAGCAAAGTGTGCGATGAGGGACGCGACTTTATTCTTAATTGCAAATGTGATAAGAACAAGAGTGTGTGTGCCCAGTTTTAA
- the LOC132788106 gene encoding uncharacterized protein LOC132788106, with protein sequence MDKLGLLKVLCLISLVVALQAAFVWNTKGEVALFISIAVPLDLSRNDVFLSYNFEASYLLPQTWRKKPIIFRNGNGTHHGPHEDGVADFEDYYDEYEDEHHYNHEKPKPPKRKKPRPHNKPPKKKHKHKPKPKPKPKPPHHNQDFFEGFPRQDTEVALGGRRQEQSLLSRTKLYQILSHRFEQHGFGSGDRCLLRLICEANSAQLGNHNGVLGSLIHVMFSPSSSQYEALPQRYYTAEMKGEQNDCSGYYEQCKRSLLDVITRPLADYIGNKTALS encoded by the exons ATGGACAAGCTGGGACTGCTGAAAGTGTTGTGTCTAATCTCTTTGGTTGTAGCTTTGCAGGCGGCTTTCGTTTGGAATACCAAAGGAGAAGTTGCA CTTTTTATATCTATAGCTGTACCCCTTGATCTGTCAAGGAATGATGTCTTCTTGTCCTATAACTTTGAAGCCAGCTATTTGCTTCCACAAACCTGGCGCAAGAAGCCGATAATCTTT CGTAATGGAAATGGCACTCATCATGGTCCACACGAAGATGGGGTAGCTGACTTTGAAGATTACTACGATGAGTACGAGGACGAGCATCATTACAATCATGAGAAACCAAAGCCACCAAAGCGAAAGAAGCCGCGACCTCACAATAAGCCGCCCAAAAAGAAACACAAGCATAaaccgaagccgaagccgaaacCGAAGCCGCCGCATCATAACCAGGACTTCTTTGAGGGATTCCCGCGGCAGGACACCGAAGTGGCCTTGGGTGGGCGACGCCAGGAGCAATCGTTGCTCTCACGCACGAAGCTCTACCAGATACTGAGCCACAGATTCGAACA ACATGGCTTTGGCAGCGGAGATCGTTGTTTGCTGCGTTTGATCTGCGAGGCAAACAGCGCACAGCTGGGAAACCACAACGGCGTGCTAGGCAGCCTCATTCATGTGATGTTCAGTCCCAGCAGCTCGCAGTATGAGGCACTACCTCAACGCTACTACACGGCCGAGATGAAGGGAGAACAGAACGACTGTAGTGGATATTATGAGCAATGCAAACGAAGTTTACTCGATGTCATAACACGCCCTTTGGCCGATTATATTGGCAATAAAACAGCGCTGTCTTAA